The sequence below is a genomic window from Salinispira pacifica.
TCTGAACACCATGGGTTCCCACGGAGTATTTCCCAGTTTCCGGGAAGGCAGTTACAAGGGAATCATTTCATTGCCCGATCACCGCTTACCCGGTGAGAAGAAGCTGAAAATGCTTTCGGCGGTTTCTCCGGGAGTAACCCTCAATCTGGTGGAAAATCACGAAGTGGTGAAGAAATTCCGGCTCACAACCCCTCCCAGGGTGTACCGGCTGCCGGGACTGTGTTGTAAAAATGAAGCCTGCGTGAGCCGTCCCGAGTATCATGAACCCATATATTCGGATTTTATCCGTTCGGCGGAAAATCAGTTTATCTGCGCGTACTGTGAAACGCCCCACGGTTTCAATGAGATCTGGCAGGATCAGTGAGGGTCAGGATGAGCTGCCACGTTTGAACAGCCGGCGGAAAAAATCCTTGATGAAATTCAGAAATCTGGTGAACCATCCGGGATTTTTCAGCCGCTCCAGATACTCATATGCCTCGGCCAGTTCATCGGCGCTGAGATTTTTGCGGTAGAGATTCTCTTCAATCTCGATCTCCACCTTGTCCGCCGCATCCTTTTCATCGATAATCCGCACAGGAATCATATTCCATCCCAGCTGCCGGGCCGACTCAAGACGTCGATGACCGGCAACCAGTTCATTTTTACTGTTGATAACCACAGGATTGAGAATTCCGTGCTTTTGAATGGAATCTTTCAGCCCTGCCAGGTCCCCGAGGTTTTTTCTGATACGGTTTTTGATCTGAATTTCCTGAATGGGAATCTGCATGGGCTCTCCTTTTTGCAGGTTCTGCTAATCAAGGTACGGATTTCCGCCTTCATCTGAATTGCCGCCTTCCGGGGGAATCACATCTGAGCTGCCCCCGGGTCCTTCGAGGCTGAAACTGTCATCGAAGAAGGGGTTTGACAGGGAATCCCCGTCACCGTCATTTCCGGCCCCTGATTCTTCGCCGTTCGAACCTCCCTGACCGTCTCCGGTTCCGTCCAGGTCCAGGCTGAGCTCAAGATCCAGATCCAGGCTGATACCTGAGTCACTGAGACTGCTGCCGCCGATGGTGCTTAGCTCGACGCCGCCCTGGGAGATGCTCTGGTCAAGTTTGGTTCTCCCTTCGCTGGCCACCTGGCGCTGAAATTCCTCGCTGGTGTCGAATTCACGGGGTTCTGTCCCTTCACGGAAAATTTCCGTATAGGTGGCCCCATTGTATCCCGCCGGGGGGAGAAGACCGTTTCGGTTTGTCACTTCCAGTTCGATGAGACCGTTGGCCGGCCGGTTGTATGTACGGGGTTCAAGATCCCGGTGAACTTCCTTCATGTAACGGGCCCATATGGGTCCTGCGGTGATGGCACCGGTCTGGTTTACCCCCATGGAGTTATTACCTTCATCGAACCCGATCCATACAGCCGTGGTGTAGTATGGGCTGAAACCCACCGTCCAAAGGGCCGACCAGTTCTGGGTGGTTCCGGTTTTTCCCGCTATGGGCATGTCTCCGAATCCTCCCACCAGGCTTCTTGGATACCTCAGCGTACCTTCCTGAACGGTGGTCTGCAGCATTTCGGTCATTATGTACGCAGTTTGGGGACTGATAATTTGAAGCTCCCGTCCCTGCCGGGCCTGCTCCTCACGGAGATTCCGTTCAGGTTCTGCTACAATCCTCCCGCTCCGGTCTTCCACATAGCGGATAAACACCGGAGTGACCTCCCGTCCCTCATTGGGGAAGGTGGCGAAGGCCTGGGCCATCATAATCGGAGATACAGAGATAACCCCCAATCCGATGGGATATTTCCGAACAAG
It includes:
- a CDS encoding ParB N-terminal domain-containing protein produces the protein MQIPIQEIQIKNRIRKNLGDLAGLKDSIQKHGILNPVVINSKNELVAGHRRLESARQLGWNMIPVRIIDEKDAADKVEIEIEENLYRKNLSADELAEAYEYLERLKNPGWFTRFLNFIKDFFRRLFKRGSSS